The following proteins are encoded in a genomic region of Sebastes fasciatus isolate fSebFas1 chromosome 12, fSebFas1.pri, whole genome shotgun sequence:
- the lysmd1 gene encoding lysM and putative peptidoglycan-binding domain-containing protein 1 encodes MSGDGAALPTGTNGLLRGSRTRSYGSLVRSPVLQRGVEHNIQPGETLQGLALKYGVSMEQIKRANRLYTNESIFLKKSLSIPVLSDLDRCSNGVDLAEEDGEEDSAGCASAQNGHTGNSSERKQNDGKERASDLSPADFLKRLDGLISQSKQAAVKGCQEAEKRAAALEAACSSRKSDWRPLTRSQSVILSSRMQQQQASHVAVPLTITKLTKKLRDREDEIFQL; translated from the exons ATGTCCGGGGATGGAGCGGCTTTGCCCACCGGGACTAACGGCCTGCTCCGGGGGAGCCGCACCCGGTCTTACGGCAGTCTGGTACGGAGTCCCGTTCTCCAGAGAGGCGTtgaacacaacatccagcctgGAGAGACTCTGCAGGGACTGGCTCTGAAGTATGGAGTCTCT ATGGAGCAAATCAAAAGAGCCAACAGGCTGTACACCAACGAGTCGATATTCCTGAAGAAGTCCTTGTCGATCCCCGTGCTGTCAGACTTGGACCGCTGTAGTAACGGGGTGGATTTGGCGGAAGAGGACGGTGAAGAAGACAGTGCTGGCTGTGCCTCTGCTCAAAATGGGCACACGGGCAACTCCTCTGAGAGGAAACAAAATGATGGCAAAGAAAGAGCGTCAGACCTTTCTCCAGCAGATTTTCTGAAAAGGTTGGATGGCTTGATAAGTCAGTCCAAGCAGGCTGCTGTCAAAGGATGCCAGGAAGCAGAGAAAAG GGCCGCCGCCCTAGAAGCAGCTTGCAGCAGCAGGAAGTCAGACTGGCGGCCGCTTACAAGGTCGCAGAGTGTCATTTTATCTTCCAGAATGCAACAGCAGCAGGCATCACACGTGGCAGTACCCCTAACTATCACCAAACTCACCAAGAAACTGAGAGACAGGGAAGATGAGATCTTCCAGCTGTGA
- the LOC141778634 gene encoding soluble guanylate cyclase 88E-like isoform X2 produces the protein MWQLSQVGRQFYNTDIEVEILSKEETEKMTYVVYKMNFDNAAFKHRMPQQKTAPGYEKLPMKQGIFFDMFPFSVIFRRDMTMYRIGDGLKEVFSDLQGKKVDEEFTLIRPMLEFSWVNIYTHLNNVFELLSKAVVESKQKVNIPKLSKEEPEEKEENEREEEREANEVEEMKGSDQEYSGALTQYNSSANSGGEDIELLAFQTVTGKVSETIFEDMREPPKKPLHLKGQMKYVPQWDSLIFLGTPIIETVEDMIKMGVYVNDLNLHDSSRELILAGTQQSAELQLALDQEQQKYAQLMVIIKKLDEEKKRGDSLLYAMIPKAVADRLRKGITALETCQVFPDVTILFSDVVKFNEICIHITPMQVVDMLNEIYIVFDTLSEKHNVYKVETIRDAYMVVAGVPNKTTFHAHHICDMALDMLSSIDHLKDPSTGDNIQIRVGVHSGMVVAGVVGLKMPRYCLFGDTVNTASRMESNGVGMQIHISQTTKDHLEHEPYSIEERGKIFVKGKGYMKTYWLKGKRDLSFKTPAELRYSGEQKDSEDKSSNGSISINAKCMGSNILITNNEEQAEGKSSPSDLPLDILPPPEASNEPIAVSAEPPEKEKDKKTKNNKGARLDVPQGNALPEFSPPAEGLENPGPILKMKRNSVRHQYAKLPTNLPMRSASCSIL, from the exons ATGT GGCAGCTCTCTCAAGTGGGACGGCAATTCTACAACACAGATATCGAAGTGGAAATTCTGTCTAAAGAGGAGACGGAGAAAATGACGTATGTG GTTTATAAGATGAACTTCGACAACGCCGCCTTCAAACACCGCATGCCCCAGCAGAAAACGGCGCCAGGCTACGAGAAGCTGCCGATGAAGCAGGGCATCTTTTTCGACATGTTCCCCTTCAGCGTCATCTTCCGCCGCGACATGACCATGTACCGCATCGGTGACGGCCTCAAAGAGGTCTTCTCCGACCTCCAGGGCAAGAAGGTGGACGAGGAGTTCACCCTGATTAGACCCATGCTGGAGTTCAGCTGGGTTAAT atcTACACCCATTTGAACAATGTGTTTGAGCTGTTGTCTAAAGCGGTGGTGGAGAGCAAGCAGAAGGTCAACATCCCCAAACTGAGCAAGGAGGAGCccgaggagaaggaggagaacgagagggaagaagaaagag AGGCCAACGAAGTGGAGGAGATGAAGGGCTCAGACCAAGAGTACAGCGGCGCTCTCACCCAATACAACAGCTCTGCAAACTCTGGAGGGGAAGATATTGAGCTGCTGGCGTTCCAGACTGTCACCG GAAAGGTTAGTGAGACCATCTTTGAGGACATGCGGGAGCCTCCAAAGAAACCTCTCCACCTGAAGGGCCAGATGAAATACGTCCCCCAGTGGGACTCCCTCATCTTCTTGGGGACACCAAT TATAGAGACAGTGGAGGACATGATAAAGAtgggtgtgtatgtgaatgatcTGAACCTGCATGACTCCAGCAGAGAGCTGATTTTGGCCGGGACACAACAATCGGCTGAGCTGCAGCTGGCCCTCGACCAG GAGcaacaaaaatatgctcagctGATGGTAATCATCAAGAAGCTGGacgaagagaagaagagaggagattcTTTGCTGTACGCCATGATCCCTAAAGCTGTGGCCGACCGCCTCAGGAAGGGGATCACTGCACTGGAGACATGCCAG GTCTTCCCAGATGTGACCATCCTGTTCAGCGACGTGGTCAAATTCAACGAGATCTGCATCCACATCACACCCATGCAGGTGGTGGACATGCTCAACGAGATCTACATCGTATTCGACACGCTCAGCGAGAAGCACAACGTCTACAAG GTGGAGACGATTCGTGACGCCTACATGGTGGTGGCGGGCGTGCCCAACAAGACCACCTTTCACGCGCACCACATCTGCGACATGGCCCTGGACATGCTGAGCTCTATCGACCACCTTAAAGACCCCTCCACCGGGGATAACATCCAGATCAGAGTCG GTGTTCACTCAGGTATGGTGGTAGCTGGCGTGGTGGGTCTGAAGATGCCTCGCTACTGTCTGTTTGGCGACACTGTGAATACAGCCTCAAGGATGGAGAGCAACGGAGTG GGCATGCAGATACACATCAGTCAGACGACCAAAGACCACCTGGAACATGAGCCCTATAGCATTGAGGAGAGGGGCAAAATCTTTGTGAAG GGTAAAGGCTACATGAAGACCTACTGGCTAAAAGGAAAGAGAGATCTATCGTTCAAGACCCCGGCAGAGCTGCGCTACAGCGGTGAACAGAAGGACTCTGAGGACAAGAGCTCTAATGG TTCCATAAGCATCAACGCTAAGTGCATGGGCTCCAACATCCTCATCACCAACAATGAGGAGCAAGCTGAAGGGAAGTCGAGCCCCAGCGACCTCCCCCTGGACATCCTGCCCCCACCAGAGGCCTCCAACGAGCCCATCGCCGTTTCGGCCGAGCCTCcggagaaggagaaagacaaaaagactAAGAACAACAAGGGGGCCAGGCTGGATGTGCCCCAAGGAAACGCACTGCCGGAGTTTTCGCCGCCCGCTGAAGGGCTGGAGAACCCGGGTCCAATACTTAAAATGAAGAGAAACAGCGTCAGGCACCAGTACGCCAAGCTACCCACCAACCTGCCCATGCGCAGCGCCTCCTGCTCCATTCTGTGA
- the scnm1 gene encoding sodium channel modifier 1, translating to MSFKREGDDKSQLNLLKKRRVADLLSHFIPEDEAALMNNGRYTCLVCSYRPVFDTVDTLTVHRNGKRHLEGLKAFYGKKARLKNEIIKRRHENYVQAEEDTRQEPSCSAPLLAQTRKLTHHALLKTVPYNSCHTKTSTKSEKGAVSNGSGPSDNSSSKTASELEKACRKTEFSNSLSQSTSSGCTADSEGSHPSEDTKEAQAAVTQEAEPVTAERRRELEHYLKLKSDGWLKDRSGQWVRDENVEFDSDEEEPTSLATLPTSH from the exons ATGTCTTTTAAAAGGGAAGGTGATGACAAGAGTCAGCTGAACTTACTGAAG AAACGACGTGTGGCAGATCTTCTGTCTCATTTTATTCCAGAAGATGAAGCAGCTCTTATGAACAATGGAAG ATACACTTGCCTTGTGTGCTCCTACCGGCCTGTGTTTGACACGGTCGACACGCTGACAGTCCACAGGAACGGGAAGAGACACCTGGAAG GATTAAAAGCATTTTATGGCAAGAAAGCACGGCTGAagaatgaaataataaaaaggcGCCATGAAAACTACGTCCAGGCTGAAGAAGACACAAGGCAG gaACCGTCCTGTTCAGCCCCTTTACTGGCACAAACACGGAAGCTTACACATCATGCTTTATTGAAGACTGTCCCATATAACAGCTGCCATACAAAAACCAG TACAAAATCTGAAAAAGGAGCGGTGAGCAACGGCTCAGGTCCCAGCGACAACTCTTCCAGCAAAACGGCATCCGAACTAGAAAAAGCTTGTCGGAAAACTGAATTTTCAAACAGTTTATCACAAAGCACTTCTAGTGGCTGCACAGCAG ACAGTGAAGGGTCACATCCATCAGAAGACACGAAAGAAGCTCAGGCTGCAGTGACACAGGAGGCAGAGCCTGTAACGgccgagaggaggagagagctgGAGCACTACCTCAAACTGAAAAG TGATGGGTGGTTGAAGGACCGGAGCGGCCAGTGGGTGAGAGACGAGAATGTGGAGTTTGATTCAGATGAGGAGGAGCCGACTTCGCTTGCCACCTTACCTACAAGTCACTGA
- the tnfaip8l2b gene encoding tumor necrosis factor, alpha-induced protein 8-like protein 2 B — MDAFSSKDMALRAQKKILSTMATKSSIQMFIDDTSSEILDELYRVSKEYSGNKSEAQKVIKDLVKIAVKIGVLFKNNRFSTEELGVATDFKKKLHQGAMTAISFYEVDFTFDKAVMAELLTICRDLMLKLVKTHLTPKSHGRINHVFNHYSDPELLTKLFEPSGPFRPHLTKICKGLDKLMEEGTI, encoded by the exons ATGGACGCCTTCAGCTCCAAGGACATGGCCTTGAGGGCGCAGAAGAAGATCCTCAGCACCATGGCCACCAAAAGCTCCATCCAAATGTTCATTGACGACACCAGCAGCGAGATCTTGGACGAACTGTACCGCGTCTCCAAAGAGTACTCAGGTAATAAATCGGAGGCCCAGAAGGTGATCAAAGACCTGGTCAAGATAGCCGTGAAGATCGGCGTGCTGTTCAAGAACAACCGTTTCAGCACAGAGGAGCTGGGGGTGGCCACAGATTTTAAGAAGAAGCTGCACCAGGGCGCCATGACCGCTATCAGCTTCTATGAG GTGGACTTTACCTTTGATAAAGCAGTGATGGCGGAGCTTCTGACCATCTGCAGGGATCTGATGCTGAAGCTGGTCAAAACCCACCTCACCCCTAAATCCCACGGTCGCATCAACCACGTCTTCAACCATTACTCTGATCCAGAGCTCCTGACCAAACTGTTCGAGCCCAGCGGCCCCTTCCGACCCCACCTCACCAAGATCTGCAAAGGACTCGACAAACTTATGGAGGAGGGGACTATATGA